The following proteins are co-located in the Silene latifolia isolate original U9 population chromosome 1, ASM4854445v1, whole genome shotgun sequence genome:
- the LOC141591806 gene encoding protein DMR6-LIKE OXYGENASE 2-like yields the protein MKLLAEFLSESNQFPLDYKLLDRELPIPLYEEPIHDLRVADLVCLTGPTNRRPPIVLDSVYQAAISDGIFQVTNHGIAPRVMERAMQGATNFFELPIYRLKSKAAELKSEYSDIYSGSYVHFSGIYDRAKYWRDTVFFYWPSQTSQTVNIPDHASKFNSSVGYYASKVRPLAEKLLSFISERLELGESYFDEQGLTSVRRLNINSYPRCPQPALTCGIPQHRNPDLLTITFESGANGIQVFKNNQWQSVKAQQNALIVTLGSQMQVVSNNVLKAPVHRVLVNAERGRTSICYAIAPSNKTDVKPAAIGRPGAEPARYRSYKYSKYLENHMTNYRDATSVVSHFEV from the exons atgaaacTATTAGCGGAATTCCTAAGTGAAAGTAACCAATTCCCATTAGATTATAAATTGCTCGACCGTGAATTACCTATTCCTTTATATGAGGAACCAATCCACGACCTACGAGTAGCTGACCTGGTGTGTTTGACGGGGCCTACGAATCGTCGGCCACCAATAGTCCTCGACTCCGTCTATCAAGCAGCCATATCTGATGGCATATTTCAA GTCACCAATCATGGAATCGCCCCAAGAGTGATGGAAAGGGCCATGCAGGGTGCAACAAACTTTTTTGAATTACCCATTTATCGACTCAAGAGCAAGGCTGCAGAATTAAAAAGTGAATATTCCGACATTTATTCCGGCAGTTATGTCCATTTTTCAGGAATTTATGATAGAGCAAAATATTGGAGGGACACTGTGTTCTTCTACTGGCCCTCACAAACCTCACAAACCGTAAATATCCCTGATCATGCATCCAAATTCAA CTCTTCTGTTGGATACTATGCTTCAAAAGTCAGACCACTTGCTGAAAAATTATTAAGTTTCATCAGTGAACGTCTTGAGCTTGGCGAAAGCTATTTTGATGAGCAAGGACTCACGTCGGTGAGAAGGCTAAATATAAACTCGTATCCGCGTTGTCCACAACCTGCATTAACTTGCGGAATACCTCAGCATAGAAATCCCGATCTGCTAACGATCACATTTGAAAGTGGTGCGAACGGGATACAAGTGTTTAAAAACAATCAATGGCAGAGCGTAAAGGCTCAACAGAATGCATTGATTGTGACACTAGGAAGTCAAATGCAGGTTGTGAGTAACAATGTACTCAAAGCACCCGTTCATAGGGTGCTTGTGAACGCTGAAAGGGGACGTACATCAATCTGTTATGCCATAGCCCCAAGTAATAAAACCGACGTGAAACCTGCTGCCATTGGCCGCCCAGGAGCAGAACCCGCGCGCTACAGAAGCTACAAATATTCTAAATATCTTGAGAATCACATGACGAATTATAGAGACGCAACCTCAGTTGTATCGCATTTTGAAGTGTAA